A window from Mustela erminea isolate mMusErm1 chromosome 17, mMusErm1.Pri, whole genome shotgun sequence encodes these proteins:
- the NUAK2 gene encoding NUAK family SNF1-like kinase 2 isoform X2: protein MEPLAFPRRSGPAPSAAPALTAELARPLTDGLIKSPKPQMKKQAVKRHHHKHNLRHRYEFLETLGKGTYGKVKKARESSGRLVAIKSIRKDKIKDEQDLMHIRREIEIMSSLNHPHIIAIHEVFENSSKIVIVMEYASRGDLYDYISERPRLSEQDARHFFRQIVSAVHYCHLNGVVHRDLKLENILLDANGNIKIADFGLSNLYHHGKFLQTFCGSPLYASPEIVNGKPYTGPEVDSWSLGVLLYILVHGTMPFDGQDHKTLVRQISNGSYREPPKPSDACGLIRWLLMVNPTRRATLEDVASHWWVNWGYATRVGEQEAVREGGHGSSDSGRASVADWLRRSSRPLLENGAKVCSFFKQHAPGSGSIAPGLERQHSLKKSRKENDMAQSLQGDPADDPAPRPARGNLKLPKGILKKKPLPLLEGAREEPEPNPGAADPGQAPPLLPRKGILKKSRQRESGYYSSPEPSESGELLDAGDVFVSGDSKEQKRPQTSGLPLHRKGILKHNGSLPFPILQTRPKPPGVAARNLKDLKRLRLLLLDFISRGPDSPGPHLGPRGL, encoded by the exons ATGGAGCCGTTGGCTTTCCCCCGGCGCTCCGGCCCGGCTCCTTCGGCCGCCCCCGCCCTGACCGCCGAACTAGCCCGGCCCCTGACCGACGGGCTCATCAAGTCGCCCAAGCCCCAGATGAAGAAGCAGGCGGTGAAGCGGCACCACCACAAGCACAATTTGCGCCACCGCTACGAGTTCCTCGAGACCCTGGGCAAGGGCACCTACGGGAAGGTGAAGAAGGCGCGGGAGAGCTCGGGGCGCTTG GTGGCCATCAAGTCCATCCGGAAAGACAAAATCAAAGACGAGCAAGACCTCATGCACATTCGGCGAGAGATTGAGATCATGTCGTCACTCAACCACCCCCACATCATCGCCATCCATGAAG TGTTTGAGAACAGCAGCAAGATTGTGATTGTCATGGAGTATGCCAGCCGGGGCGACCTATATGACTACATCAGCGAGAGGCCTCGGCTCAGCGAGCAGGACGCCCGCCATTTCTTCCGACAGATCGTCTCCGCCGTGCACTACTGCCACCTG AATGGGGTTGTCCACCGGGATCTCAAGCTGGAGAACATCCTCTTAGATGCCAATGGAAATATTAAG ATCGCGGACTTTGGGCTGTCCAACCTTTACCACCATGGCAAGTTCCTGCAGACGTTCTGCGGGAGCCCCCTGTACGCCTCGCCTGAGATCGTCAACGGGAAGCCCTACACGGGCCCCGAG gTGGACAGCTGGTCCTTGGGTGTCCTTCTGTACATCCTGGTGCACGGCACCATGCCCTTTGATGGGCAGGACCATAAGACACTGGTGAGACAGATCAGCAATGGGTCCTACCGGGAGCCGCCTAAACCTTCCG ATGCCTGTGGCCTGATCCGGTGGCTATTAATGGTGAACCCCACCCGCCGGGCCACCCTGGAGGATGTGGCCAGTCACTGGTGGGTCAACTGGGGCTATGCCACCCGTgttggggagcaggaggctgTGCGCGAGGGAGGGCACGGCAGCAGCGACTCCGGCCGGGCCTCCGTGGCTGACTGGCTCCGGCGGTCCTCCCGCCCGCTCCTGGAGAACGGGGCCAAGGTCTGCAGCTTCTTCAAGCAGCACGCACCTGGGAGCGGGAGCATCGCCCCCGGCCTGGAGCGCCAGCATTCCCTGAAGAAGTCCCGCAAAGAGAACGACATGGCCCAGTCTCTCCAGGGGGACCCGGCGGACGACCCCGCCCCTCGCCCTGCCAGGGGCAACCTCAAGCTGCCCAAGGGCATTCTCAAGAAGAAGCCACTGCCCTTGCTGGAAGGGGCGAGGGAAGAGCCCGAGCCCAACCCAGGCGCTGCAGACCCCGGCCAGGCTccccccctgctccccaggaaaGGCATCCTCAAGAAGTCTCGGCAGCGGGAATCTGGCTACTACTCTTCCCCTGAGCCCAGTGAGTCTGGGGAGCTCCTGGATGCGGGGGACGTGTTCGTGAGTGGGGACTCCAAGGAGCAGAAGCGCCCCCAAACCTCAGGGCTGCCCCTCCATCGCAAAGGCATCCTCAAACACAACG gttctctcccctttcccatccTCCAAACCCGGCCCAAGCCTCCCGGAGTCGCTGCTAGGAATCTGAAAGACTTGAAAAGGCTCAGGCTGCTGCTATTGGACTTCATCTCACGGGGCCCGGACTCCCCGGGACCCCACCTTGGACCTCGAGGACTCTAA
- the NUAK2 gene encoding NUAK family SNF1-like kinase 2 isoform X3, giving the protein MHIRREIEIMSSLNHPHIIAIHEVFENSSKIVIVMEYASRGDLYDYISERPRLSEQDARHFFRQIVSAVHYCHLNGVVHRDLKLENILLDANGNIKIADFGLSNLYHHGKFLQTFCGSPLYASPEIVNGKPYTGPEVDSWSLGVLLYILVHGTMPFDGQDHKTLVRQISNGSYREPPKPSDACGLIRWLLMVNPTRRATLEDVASHWWVNWGYATRVGEQEAVREGGHGSSDSGRASVADWLRRSSRPLLENGAKVCSFFKQHAPGSGSIAPGLERQHSLKKSRKENDMAQSLQGDPADDPAPRPARGNLKLPKGILKKKPLPLLEGAREEPEPNPGAADPGQAPPLLPRKGILKKSRQRESGYYSSPEPSESGELLDAGDVFVSGDSKEQKRPQTSGLPLHRKGILKHNGKFSCATLELPTPSTFGSLDELAPAPRPLARASRPSGAMSEDSILSSESFDQLDLPERLPEPLLRGCVSVDNLLGLEEPPTEGPGSRGLRRWWQDPLGDSCFSLTDCQEVTEAYRQALGVCSKLS; this is encoded by the exons ATGCACATTCGGCGAGAGATTGAGATCATGTCGTCACTCAACCACCCCCACATCATCGCCATCCATGAAG TGTTTGAGAACAGCAGCAAGATTGTGATTGTCATGGAGTATGCCAGCCGGGGCGACCTATATGACTACATCAGCGAGAGGCCTCGGCTCAGCGAGCAGGACGCCCGCCATTTCTTCCGACAGATCGTCTCCGCCGTGCACTACTGCCACCTG AATGGGGTTGTCCACCGGGATCTCAAGCTGGAGAACATCCTCTTAGATGCCAATGGAAATATTAAG ATCGCGGACTTTGGGCTGTCCAACCTTTACCACCATGGCAAGTTCCTGCAGACGTTCTGCGGGAGCCCCCTGTACGCCTCGCCTGAGATCGTCAACGGGAAGCCCTACACGGGCCCCGAG gTGGACAGCTGGTCCTTGGGTGTCCTTCTGTACATCCTGGTGCACGGCACCATGCCCTTTGATGGGCAGGACCATAAGACACTGGTGAGACAGATCAGCAATGGGTCCTACCGGGAGCCGCCTAAACCTTCCG ATGCCTGTGGCCTGATCCGGTGGCTATTAATGGTGAACCCCACCCGCCGGGCCACCCTGGAGGATGTGGCCAGTCACTGGTGGGTCAACTGGGGCTATGCCACCCGTgttggggagcaggaggctgTGCGCGAGGGAGGGCACGGCAGCAGCGACTCCGGCCGGGCCTCCGTGGCTGACTGGCTCCGGCGGTCCTCCCGCCCGCTCCTGGAGAACGGGGCCAAGGTCTGCAGCTTCTTCAAGCAGCACGCACCTGGGAGCGGGAGCATCGCCCCCGGCCTGGAGCGCCAGCATTCCCTGAAGAAGTCCCGCAAAGAGAACGACATGGCCCAGTCTCTCCAGGGGGACCCGGCGGACGACCCCGCCCCTCGCCCTGCCAGGGGCAACCTCAAGCTGCCCAAGGGCATTCTCAAGAAGAAGCCACTGCCCTTGCTGGAAGGGGCGAGGGAAGAGCCCGAGCCCAACCCAGGCGCTGCAGACCCCGGCCAGGCTccccccctgctccccaggaaaGGCATCCTCAAGAAGTCTCGGCAGCGGGAATCTGGCTACTACTCTTCCCCTGAGCCCAGTGAGTCTGGGGAGCTCCTGGATGCGGGGGACGTGTTCGTGAGTGGGGACTCCAAGGAGCAGAAGCGCCCCCAAACCTCAGGGCTGCCCCTCCATCGCAAAGGCATCCTCAAACACAACGGCAAGTTCTCCTGTGCCACCCTGGAACTCCCAACCCCCAGCACCTTTGGCTCCTTGGATGAACTGGCACCCGCCCCTCGTCCTCTGGCCCGGGCCAGCCGCCCCTCGGGGGCTATGAGTGAGGACAGCATCCTGTCCTCTGAGTCATTCGACCAGCTGGACTTGCCTGAACGGCTCCCTGAGCCCCTGCTGCGGGGCTGCGTGTCTGTGGACAACCTCTTGGGGCTTGAGGAGCCCCCCACAGAGGGCCCTGGCAGCAGGGGCCTGAGGCGATGGTGGCAGGACCCCCTGGGGGATAGCTGCTTTTCCCTGACTGACTGCCAGGAGGTGACAGAGGCCTACCGCCAGGCCCTGGGGGTCTGCTCAAAGCTCAGctga
- the NUAK2 gene encoding NUAK family SNF1-like kinase 2 isoform X1 has translation MEPLAFPRRSGPAPSAAPALTAELARPLTDGLIKSPKPQMKKQAVKRHHHKHNLRHRYEFLETLGKGTYGKVKKARESSGRLVAIKSIRKDKIKDEQDLMHIRREIEIMSSLNHPHIIAIHEVFENSSKIVIVMEYASRGDLYDYISERPRLSEQDARHFFRQIVSAVHYCHLNGVVHRDLKLENILLDANGNIKIADFGLSNLYHHGKFLQTFCGSPLYASPEIVNGKPYTGPEVDSWSLGVLLYILVHGTMPFDGQDHKTLVRQISNGSYREPPKPSDACGLIRWLLMVNPTRRATLEDVASHWWVNWGYATRVGEQEAVREGGHGSSDSGRASVADWLRRSSRPLLENGAKVCSFFKQHAPGSGSIAPGLERQHSLKKSRKENDMAQSLQGDPADDPAPRPARGNLKLPKGILKKKPLPLLEGAREEPEPNPGAADPGQAPPLLPRKGILKKSRQRESGYYSSPEPSESGELLDAGDVFVSGDSKEQKRPQTSGLPLHRKGILKHNGKFSCATLELPTPSTFGSLDELAPAPRPLARASRPSGAMSEDSILSSESFDQLDLPERLPEPLLRGCVSVDNLLGLEEPPTEGPGSRGLRRWWQDPLGDSCFSLTDCQEVTEAYRQALGVCSKLS, from the exons ATGGAGCCGTTGGCTTTCCCCCGGCGCTCCGGCCCGGCTCCTTCGGCCGCCCCCGCCCTGACCGCCGAACTAGCCCGGCCCCTGACCGACGGGCTCATCAAGTCGCCCAAGCCCCAGATGAAGAAGCAGGCGGTGAAGCGGCACCACCACAAGCACAATTTGCGCCACCGCTACGAGTTCCTCGAGACCCTGGGCAAGGGCACCTACGGGAAGGTGAAGAAGGCGCGGGAGAGCTCGGGGCGCTTG GTGGCCATCAAGTCCATCCGGAAAGACAAAATCAAAGACGAGCAAGACCTCATGCACATTCGGCGAGAGATTGAGATCATGTCGTCACTCAACCACCCCCACATCATCGCCATCCATGAAG TGTTTGAGAACAGCAGCAAGATTGTGATTGTCATGGAGTATGCCAGCCGGGGCGACCTATATGACTACATCAGCGAGAGGCCTCGGCTCAGCGAGCAGGACGCCCGCCATTTCTTCCGACAGATCGTCTCCGCCGTGCACTACTGCCACCTG AATGGGGTTGTCCACCGGGATCTCAAGCTGGAGAACATCCTCTTAGATGCCAATGGAAATATTAAG ATCGCGGACTTTGGGCTGTCCAACCTTTACCACCATGGCAAGTTCCTGCAGACGTTCTGCGGGAGCCCCCTGTACGCCTCGCCTGAGATCGTCAACGGGAAGCCCTACACGGGCCCCGAG gTGGACAGCTGGTCCTTGGGTGTCCTTCTGTACATCCTGGTGCACGGCACCATGCCCTTTGATGGGCAGGACCATAAGACACTGGTGAGACAGATCAGCAATGGGTCCTACCGGGAGCCGCCTAAACCTTCCG ATGCCTGTGGCCTGATCCGGTGGCTATTAATGGTGAACCCCACCCGCCGGGCCACCCTGGAGGATGTGGCCAGTCACTGGTGGGTCAACTGGGGCTATGCCACCCGTgttggggagcaggaggctgTGCGCGAGGGAGGGCACGGCAGCAGCGACTCCGGCCGGGCCTCCGTGGCTGACTGGCTCCGGCGGTCCTCCCGCCCGCTCCTGGAGAACGGGGCCAAGGTCTGCAGCTTCTTCAAGCAGCACGCACCTGGGAGCGGGAGCATCGCCCCCGGCCTGGAGCGCCAGCATTCCCTGAAGAAGTCCCGCAAAGAGAACGACATGGCCCAGTCTCTCCAGGGGGACCCGGCGGACGACCCCGCCCCTCGCCCTGCCAGGGGCAACCTCAAGCTGCCCAAGGGCATTCTCAAGAAGAAGCCACTGCCCTTGCTGGAAGGGGCGAGGGAAGAGCCCGAGCCCAACCCAGGCGCTGCAGACCCCGGCCAGGCTccccccctgctccccaggaaaGGCATCCTCAAGAAGTCTCGGCAGCGGGAATCTGGCTACTACTCTTCCCCTGAGCCCAGTGAGTCTGGGGAGCTCCTGGATGCGGGGGACGTGTTCGTGAGTGGGGACTCCAAGGAGCAGAAGCGCCCCCAAACCTCAGGGCTGCCCCTCCATCGCAAAGGCATCCTCAAACACAACGGCAAGTTCTCCTGTGCCACCCTGGAACTCCCAACCCCCAGCACCTTTGGCTCCTTGGATGAACTGGCACCCGCCCCTCGTCCTCTGGCCCGGGCCAGCCGCCCCTCGGGGGCTATGAGTGAGGACAGCATCCTGTCCTCTGAGTCATTCGACCAGCTGGACTTGCCTGAACGGCTCCCTGAGCCCCTGCTGCGGGGCTGCGTGTCTGTGGACAACCTCTTGGGGCTTGAGGAGCCCCCCACAGAGGGCCCTGGCAGCAGGGGCCTGAGGCGATGGTGGCAGGACCCCCTGGGGGATAGCTGCTTTTCCCTGACTGACTGCCAGGAGGTGACAGAGGCCTACCGCCAGGCCCTGGGGGTCTGCTCAAAGCTCAGctga